The genomic region AGAGCATCGGCCCGCCCTGCGCCGCCTCGCAGGCGCGCCAGGCGGCGAGGGGGATGGCGCCGGCGACGGCCACGCCGAACGCCTCGGCGGCGCCCACCCTCGGCGCGAGCATGCCGACGAGCTCCCAGGCGGCGAGCCCGGCCGCCCCCGCGGCCAGGAGCGCGAAGGGGAGCCCGCCCACCACGGTGAGCGCCACCGCGCTCGGGAACAGGAGGAGCGCCGAGACGACGCGCAGGGCGAGGTTCCGGTTCTTCTCGTTCATGGCCCTCGCGCGCCCTCGGCGAGCTGCGCGCCGGTGAGGCCGAAGCGGCGCTCGCGGGTCTGGAAGTCGCCCACGGCCTGCAGGAGCGCCAGCTCGCGGAAGTCCGGCCAGAGGATGTCGCTGAAGGAGAGCTCGGCGTAGGCGCACTGCCAGAGCAGGAAGTTCGAGATGCGCCGCTCGCCGCTGGTGCGCACGAGGAGGTCGAGCGGGGGGAGCCGGGCGTCGCTCGTCCAGAGCTCGCGCTCGAGCGCCTCCTCGGTGATGCCCTCGGGGCCGCCGCCGCGCCGCGCGAGCCGCTGGGCGGCCTGCACGATCTCCTCGCGGCCGCCGTACGAGAGCGCGAGGGTGAGGGCCATGCCGCCGTTGCCCCGCGAGTCGGCGCGGAGCCGTTCGAGCCGCTCGCGCACGAAGGAGGGGAGCCGGTCGAGGTCGCCAACCGCCTCGAGCCGGATGGCGTTGTCCATGATCTCGGCCCGCTCGGAGTCGAGGTACTCGGCGAGGAGCTGCATGAGCCCGCCCACCTCCTCGTCCGGGCGAGCCCAGTTCTGGGCGCTGAAGGCGTAGAGGGTGAGCGCCTCGACGCCCAGGCTGCGCGCCTCGCGGGTAACGGCGCGGACCGCCTCCGAGCCGGCGCGGTGGCCCTCCAGCCGGGGCAGTCCGCGCAGCTCGGCCCAGCGGCCGTTGCCGTCCATGATGATCGCGACGTGCCGCGGGAGGGGGCTCCTGCGGACCCTGTCCCGGAGCTCGTCGATGAGGGCCTTTTCCGACACGGGCGGCTTATAGCACGGTCGAAGCGACCGGTCCCCGCCGAGTCGTTTGACCGCGGGAGCGCGCGACTCTTATGCTCTCGGGGTGCCCCCCCGCAGCGTCGGCCCCTACCAGATCTTCTCGGTCATCGGCCGGGGGGGGATCGGCACCGTCTACCTGGGCCGCAAGCACGACACCGGGCAGGCGGTGGCGGTGAAGCTGCTCGGCCCCTCCCCCGCGGTGGACGCCCTGGCGGCCCGCCGGCTGGCGCGGGAGTACGAGGTGCTCCTCACCCTCGACCACCCGA from Anaeromyxobacter paludicola harbors:
- the uppS gene encoding polyprenyl diphosphate synthase; the protein is MSEKALIDELRDRVRRSPLPRHVAIIMDGNGRWAELRGLPRLEGHRAGSEAVRAVTREARSLGVEALTLYAFSAQNWARPDEEVGGLMQLLAEYLDSERAEIMDNAIRLEAVGDLDRLPSFVRERLERLRADSRGNGGMALTLALSYGGREEIVQAAQRLARRGGGPEGITEEALERELWTSDARLPPLDLLVRTSGERRISNFLLWQCAYAELSFSDILWPDFRELALLQAVGDFQTRERRFGLTGAQLAEGARGP